One stretch of Trichocoleus desertorum ATA4-8-CV12 DNA includes these proteins:
- a CDS encoding PAS domain-containing protein: MLRRKQAELLGRSVWEVFPELLNTPAEAQLRQAAAGGIVVKFELFLPGLYAWHEVWAVPSSL; this comes from the coding sequence TTGCTGCGACGTAAGCAAGCCGAGTTGCTAGGGCGTTCTGTGTGGGAGGTGTTTCCTGAATTACTCAACACGCCAGCGGAAGCGCAACTACGACAAGCAGCGGCAGGGGGCATTGTTGTCAAATTTGAGCTATTTCTGCCCGGACTCTATGCGTGGCACGAAGTTTGGGCGGTGCCTAGCTCGTTGTAG